The following proteins come from a genomic window of Microbacterium sp. JZ31:
- a CDS encoding acetyl-CoA C-acetyltransferase, translating to MSSTAETSASAPRHAYVVGGNRIPFSRAGKRYSDASNQEMFTAALEGLVTRFGLEGERLGEVVGGAVLKHSRDFNLIRESVLGTSLSPQTPAYDLQQACATGLEAAIAVTNKIRLGQVDSGVAGGADTISDAPIAVSESLRRVLLQVSHAKTLPDRLKALAKLRPAHLKPLTPSTDEPRTGLSMGEHQAITTARWGVTREAQDEIALHSHLRLAAAWEAGFFDDLVTPFRGLGRDDNLRADTSMAKLAALSPVFGKGLDTPPTMTAGNSTPLTDGASTVLLASREWAQARGLPVLARFVDAETAAVDFVGGHEGLLMGGAHAVPRLLARNGLTLNDFDFVEIHEAFAATVLTTLAAWEDEDYCRTELGLDGAFGTVDRARLNVNGSSLAAGHPFAATGGRILATAAKLVSARAAETGRTARALISVCAAGGLAATAIVESA from the coding sequence ATGAGCTCAACGGCCGAGACCTCCGCCTCCGCACCGCGCCACGCCTACGTGGTCGGCGGCAACCGGATCCCGTTCTCGCGGGCGGGGAAGAGGTACTCGGACGCCTCGAACCAGGAGATGTTCACCGCGGCGCTCGAGGGGCTCGTCACGCGATTCGGCCTCGAGGGCGAGCGTCTCGGCGAGGTGGTGGGCGGGGCGGTCCTGAAGCACTCGCGCGACTTCAACCTCATCCGCGAGAGCGTGCTAGGCACCTCCCTGTCTCCGCAGACGCCCGCGTACGACCTGCAGCAGGCGTGCGCCACGGGGCTCGAGGCGGCCATCGCGGTGACGAACAAGATCCGCCTCGGCCAGGTCGATTCGGGCGTCGCGGGCGGCGCCGACACGATCTCGGACGCCCCGATCGCCGTGAGCGAGAGCCTGCGTCGCGTGCTGCTGCAGGTCTCGCACGCCAAGACGCTGCCCGACCGGCTCAAGGCGCTCGCGAAGCTGCGGCCCGCGCACCTCAAGCCGCTCACGCCGTCGACGGATGAGCCGCGCACCGGCCTGTCGATGGGCGAGCACCAGGCCATCACGACCGCCCGCTGGGGTGTGACGCGCGAGGCGCAGGACGAGATCGCGCTGCACAGCCACCTGCGCCTGGCGGCGGCCTGGGAGGCCGGGTTCTTCGACGACCTGGTGACGCCGTTCCGCGGTCTCGGCCGCGACGACAACCTGCGCGCGGACACGTCGATGGCGAAGCTCGCCGCGCTGTCGCCCGTGTTCGGCAAGGGCCTCGACACCCCGCCGACCATGACGGCGGGCAACTCGACGCCCCTGACGGACGGCGCCTCGACCGTGCTGCTCGCCTCGCGTGAGTGGGCGCAGGCGCGCGGCCTGCCGGTGCTGGCGCGCTTCGTCGACGCCGAGACGGCCGCCGTCGACTTCGTCGGCGGGCACGAAGGCCTGCTGATGGGCGGAGCGCACGCCGTGCCGCGACTGCTCGCGCGCAACGGGCTCACGCTCAACGACTTCGACTTCGTGGAGATCCACGAGGCCTTCGCCGCGACCGTGCTGACGACCCTCGCGGCCTGGGAGGACGAGGACTACTGCCGCACCGAGCTCGGGCTGGACGGCGCGTTCGGCACGGTCGACCGCGCCCGGCTCAACGTCAACGGCTCCTCGCTCGCGGCGGGACACCCGTTCGCCGCGACGGGAGGCCGCATCCTGGCGACGGCGGCCAAGCTCGTCTCGGCCCGCGCCGCGGAGACCGGGCGGACGGCCCGTGCGCTCATCTCGGTCTGCGCCGCCGGCGGACTCGCCGCGACGGCGATCGTCGAGTCGGCCTGA
- a CDS encoding SRPBCC family protein produces MRASRPLYVEIDIAAPVERVWQLTQDPVLQPRWDARFTAIVPTRLRPDGAQEFRYELALGVHTIRGTGVSLGERLRADGRRTSALVFDTEDPLSPLGRGRGYWRYEPIEGGVRFSTGYDYAPGWGRIGQVLDPLLTRRLVWWLTAWSFDRLRIWAETGAPPVPIWRAWLSGAGERPRARRCRSAPRQVATSHARDVMADAPQTLGRLG; encoded by the coding sequence GTGCGTGCGTCGCGGCCCCTGTATGTCGAGATCGACATCGCCGCGCCCGTCGAGCGCGTGTGGCAGCTGACGCAGGATCCCGTGCTGCAGCCGCGCTGGGACGCGCGGTTCACGGCCATCGTGCCGACGCGGCTCCGTCCCGACGGCGCACAGGAGTTCCGGTACGAGCTCGCGCTCGGCGTGCACACGATCCGCGGCACGGGCGTCTCGCTCGGCGAGCGGCTGCGCGCCGACGGCCGGCGCACCTCGGCGCTCGTGTTCGACACGGAGGACCCGCTGTCGCCTCTCGGCCGCGGCCGCGGCTACTGGCGGTACGAGCCGATCGAGGGCGGAGTGCGCTTCTCAACCGGGTACGACTACGCGCCGGGGTGGGGACGGATCGGCCAGGTGCTGGATCCCCTCCTCACGCGTCGCCTCGTGTGGTGGCTCACGGCGTGGAGCTTCGACCGCCTGCGCATCTGGGCCGAGACGGGGGCGCCGCCCGTGCCGATCTGGCGCGCCTGGCTGAGCGGCGCGGGTGAGCGTCCCCGCGCAAGGCGCTGCCGCTCGGCGCCGCGGCAGGTCGCGACGTCTCACGCGCGCGACGTCATGGCGGACGCGCCCCAGACGCTCGGGCGGCTCGGATGA
- the hrpA gene encoding ATP-dependent RNA helicase HrpA, translating to MPADPIASWRISYPPELPVSGARDEIARAIRDHQVVIVAGATGSGKTTQLPKIALELGRERIAHTQPRRLAARTIAERVAEELQVPLGGAVGYKVRFTDKVSDATRIALMTDGILLNEIHRDRKLSRYDTIIVDEAHERSLNVDFLLGYLKQLLPQRPDLKVIITSATIDPESFATHFADADGAPAPIIEVSGRTFPVEIRYRPLVDTTKAESDASTADAAASAPDRLPSAEVAYDAEDEVSAIVAALRELDREAPGDVLVFLPGEAEIRDAADAVRGAFRDQRAPTEVLPLYGRLSAAEQHRVFERSTVAGLRRRVVLATNVAETSLTVPGIKYVIDTGTARISRYSNRAKVQRLPIEAISQASAQQRSGRAGRTSAGIAIRLYGEDDFARRPEFTEPEILRTSLASVILQALALDFGDIQRFPFLTPPDSRGVKAATDLLVELGAVVLNRDGAPRLTRVGRDIARLPIDPRFARMLVEAQRTGTVDEVLAIVSGLSIQDVRERPEEQREQADQAHARFADPTSDFLTLLNLWNHLQERQRELGSSAFRRLCRAEFLNYVRVREWFDVHRQLRSLAGQRSPREEGKRPRRDDQAAPGAEGDAIHRALLAGLLSQIGVLDEREKGKDPRRGAEYRGARGVKFSIFPGSVMRKRRPKAVMAAELVETSRLFARTVAQIDPAWAEALAGDLAKRQVSEPHWSKDAGAAVAYEKVTLYGVEIVPRRRIQFARVDRAAARELFVRHALVEGEWDPSRLPQNVTAFLRQNHELRRRLEKLEERERRRDILAGDEAVFAFYDARIPADVFDVRSFEAWWREALARTPKLLTMREADLIAGQATADARDFPTRWTQGDQTLNLAYRFEPGAPDDGVTVVIPLALLASVEPAGFDWQVPGMRSELITALLRALPKAIRRHVVPAADWAEKLAAELEGAGPEDHAGRPPRSLREALATRIQRVANQPVTAADFELERVPGHLTMSFRAVDERGRALGADRDLRALQDRLAGRARQSVARSLDREARRSGPAEVAGAAAPRLERTGLTDWEVGDLPEVVDTKLAGGVVRGYPALVDEGSSVALRVEATLEKADAETRRGVRRLLLLQVPSPVSYVQEHLTANEKLALAASPYASAKALIEDCRAAVADAVLDRVGALPRTRAAFDAVKAEVIRVSVDDVFACVSLVARILTAAREVERGLKKANSMALLGPLGDIRAQLAGLIHPGFVSATGLARLQHLPRYLEGARVRLEALPDNPGRDRAWMTELERATTAFAEAGGTIPPPRDAPAHLVRARWLLEELRVGLFAQRLGTAEQVSVQRLQKALRP from the coding sequence ATGCCCGCAGACCCGATCGCGTCCTGGCGCATCTCCTACCCGCCCGAGCTGCCGGTCAGCGGCGCGCGGGACGAGATCGCGCGCGCCATCCGGGATCACCAGGTCGTGATCGTGGCCGGAGCGACCGGATCGGGCAAGACGACGCAGCTTCCCAAGATCGCGCTCGAGCTCGGCCGGGAGCGCATCGCGCACACGCAGCCCCGCCGCCTCGCGGCGCGCACGATCGCGGAGCGCGTGGCGGAGGAGCTGCAGGTGCCGCTCGGCGGCGCGGTCGGCTACAAGGTGCGCTTCACCGACAAGGTCTCGGACGCGACGCGCATCGCGCTGATGACCGACGGCATCCTGCTCAACGAGATCCACCGGGATCGGAAGCTGTCGCGCTACGACACGATCATCGTCGACGAGGCGCACGAGCGGTCGCTCAACGTCGACTTCCTGCTGGGCTATCTGAAGCAGCTGCTCCCCCAGCGCCCCGACCTCAAGGTGATCATCACCTCCGCCACGATCGACCCGGAGTCGTTCGCGACGCACTTCGCGGACGCGGACGGTGCGCCGGCCCCGATCATCGAGGTCTCGGGTCGGACCTTCCCGGTCGAGATCCGGTACCGACCGCTGGTCGACACGACGAAGGCGGAATCGGATGCCTCGACCGCGGATGCCGCCGCGTCCGCCCCGGATCGCCTTCCTTCTGCGGAGGTCGCGTATGACGCGGAGGACGAGGTGTCCGCCATCGTCGCCGCGCTGCGCGAGCTCGACCGCGAGGCGCCCGGCGATGTCCTGGTGTTCCTGCCCGGCGAGGCCGAGATCCGCGATGCGGCGGATGCCGTGCGCGGCGCGTTCCGGGATCAGCGCGCGCCCACCGAGGTGCTGCCGCTGTACGGCCGCCTGAGCGCCGCCGAGCAGCACCGCGTGTTCGAGCGCTCGACCGTCGCGGGGCTGAGGCGCCGCGTGGTCCTGGCGACGAACGTCGCGGAGACGTCCCTCACCGTGCCGGGCATCAAGTACGTGATCGACACCGGCACGGCCCGCATCTCGCGCTACAGCAACCGCGCGAAGGTACAGCGGCTGCCGATCGAGGCGATCTCGCAGGCGTCGGCGCAGCAGCGTTCGGGCCGTGCCGGCCGCACCAGCGCGGGCATCGCGATCCGGCTCTACGGCGAGGACGACTTCGCACGCCGTCCCGAGTTCACCGAGCCGGAGATCCTGCGCACGTCGCTCGCGTCCGTCATCCTGCAGGCGCTTGCGCTCGACTTCGGCGACATCCAGCGCTTCCCGTTCCTGACGCCGCCCGACTCGCGCGGCGTCAAGGCCGCGACCGACCTGCTCGTCGAGCTCGGCGCGGTCGTGCTGAACCGCGACGGGGCGCCCCGGCTCACGCGGGTGGGACGCGACATCGCGCGCCTGCCGATCGACCCGCGCTTCGCCCGCATGCTCGTCGAGGCGCAGCGCACCGGCACGGTCGACGAGGTGCTCGCAATCGTGTCGGGGCTGTCGATCCAGGACGTCCGCGAGCGACCGGAGGAGCAGCGCGAGCAGGCCGATCAGGCGCACGCGCGCTTCGCGGATCCGACGAGCGACTTCCTGACGCTGCTGAACCTCTGGAACCACCTGCAGGAGCGGCAGCGCGAGCTGGGGTCGAGCGCGTTCCGCCGGCTGTGCCGCGCGGAGTTCCTCAACTACGTGCGCGTGCGGGAGTGGTTCGACGTGCACCGTCAGCTGCGCAGCCTCGCCGGTCAGCGGTCCCCGCGCGAGGAGGGGAAGCGCCCGCGCCGGGACGATCAGGCCGCGCCCGGTGCGGAGGGCGACGCCATCCACCGGGCGCTGCTGGCGGGCCTGCTGTCGCAGATCGGCGTCCTGGACGAGCGCGAGAAGGGCAAGGATCCGCGCCGCGGCGCCGAGTACCGCGGTGCGCGCGGCGTGAAGTTCTCGATCTTCCCCGGCTCGGTGATGCGCAAGCGCCGACCCAAGGCCGTCATGGCCGCCGAGCTCGTCGAGACGTCCCGGCTGTTCGCACGCACGGTGGCGCAGATCGATCCCGCGTGGGCCGAGGCGCTCGCGGGCGACCTCGCCAAGCGGCAGGTCTCCGAGCCGCACTGGTCGAAGGACGCGGGCGCGGCCGTGGCGTACGAGAAGGTCACGCTGTACGGCGTCGAGATCGTGCCGCGCCGCCGCATCCAGTTCGCCCGCGTGGACCGCGCCGCCGCGCGCGAGCTCTTCGTCCGGCACGCCCTGGTCGAGGGCGAGTGGGATCCGTCGCGACTGCCGCAGAACGTCACGGCGTTCCTGCGCCAGAACCACGAGCTGCGTCGCCGCCTCGAGAAGCTCGAGGAGCGCGAGCGGCGGCGCGACATCCTGGCCGGCGACGAGGCGGTCTTCGCCTTCTACGACGCGCGCATCCCCGCGGACGTGTTCGACGTCCGCTCGTTCGAGGCGTGGTGGCGCGAGGCCCTCGCGCGCACGCCCAAGCTGCTCACGATGCGCGAGGCCGATCTCATCGCGGGGCAGGCGACCGCGGACGCGCGCGACTTCCCGACGCGCTGGACGCAGGGCGACCAGACGCTGAACCTCGCATACCGGTTCGAGCCGGGCGCGCCGGACGACGGCGTGACCGTCGTGATCCCGCTCGCCCTGCTCGCGTCCGTCGAGCCGGCCGGGTTCGACTGGCAGGTGCCGGGCATGCGCTCGGAGCTCATCACGGCGCTGCTGCGCGCGCTGCCCAAGGCGATCCGGCGCCACGTGGTGCCCGCCGCCGACTGGGCCGAGAAGCTCGCGGCCGAGCTCGAGGGCGCCGGTCCCGAGGACCACGCCGGCCGACCGCCCCGGTCGCTGCGCGAGGCGCTCGCGACCCGCATCCAGCGCGTCGCGAACCAGCCCGTGACCGCGGCCGACTTCGAGCTCGAGCGCGTGCCGGGACACCTCACGATGTCGTTCCGCGCCGTGGACGAGCGCGGCCGCGCGCTCGGCGCGGATCGCGACCTGCGCGCCCTGCAGGACCGGCTCGCGGGGCGCGCCCGGCAGAGCGTGGCGCGCTCGCTCGACCGCGAGGCGCGCCGATCCGGTCCGGCGGAGGTCGCGGGAGCCGCGGCCCCGCGCCTGGAGCGGACGGGGCTGACCGACTGGGAGGTCGGCGACCTTCCCGAGGTGGTCGACACGAAGCTGGCGGGCGGCGTGGTGCGCGGCTATCCGGCGCTCGTCGACGAGGGGTCCTCGGTCGCGCTGCGCGTCGAGGCGACGCTCGAGAAGGCGGACGCCGAGACACGGCGCGGCGTGCGGCGGCTCCTGCTGCTGCAGGTGCCGTCGCCCGTGTCGTACGTGCAGGAGCATCTCACCGCGAACGAGAAGCTCGCGCTGGCGGCCTCCCCGTACGCATCGGCCAAGGCGCTCATCGAGGACTGCCGTGCGGCGGTCGCGGACGCCGTGCTCGACCGCGTGGGCGCCCTCCCCCGCACCCGCGCGGCCTTCGACGCGGTGAAGGCGGAGGTCATCCGCGTATCCGTCGACGACGTGTTCGCGTGCGTGTCGCTCGTGGCCCGCATCCTGACCGCCGCGCGCGAGGTCGAGCGCGGCCTCAAGAAGGCCAACTCCATGGCGCTGCTCGGCCCGCTCGGCGACATCCGCGCACAGCTCGCCGGCCTCATCCATCCGGGCTTCGTCTCGGCGACGGGCCTCGCGCGGCTGCAGCACCTGCCCCGCTACCTCGAGGGCGCGAGAGTCCGCCTCGAGGCGCTGCCGGACAACCCCGGCCGCGACCGCGCCTGGATGACCGAGCTCGAGCGGGCCACGACCGCATTCGCCGAGGCGGGCGGGACGATCCCCCCGCCGCGCGATGCGCCCGCGCACCTCGTGCGCGCCCGCTGGCTGCTCGAGGAGCTGCGCGTGGGCCTGTTCGCCCAGCGCCTGGGCACGGCCGAGCAGGTGTCGGTGCAGCGGCTGCAGAAAGCGCTGCGGCCGTAG
- a CDS encoding glycosyltransferase, with protein MSRRLVIVVRADPVICGHSGEARNLAEAALQRGFDEVRIVTWPIERLEAAGLPLKPLDTVLPYSEGITVERPEPVGDYKVVDGRYIQGLVGRLVELFTDGVPTVAMSLYLSPHTTAVTDAVEVARKTGLPVNVVTIAEAVGSDVTNVVRQCVTDGRFGAAAHVLESYLASDVCVAVSQYTKDLIVEEAALLDATHGTRYAARCEERIAISYPAIDASLFLDLDPADIDRHLQARGLERDGYVFYLSRLARAKGVEDLIAGFAASGAAADRQLVIAGRGPEEQELRAIAAASPAAERIRFLTDVDDAEKPFLFAGAAAYVLPTKPRPEFIETFGIALAEKALSGGGPAITTLTGGVGEAVGDTALIIDVDAPDQIAASIDRALAMDRAERAEWEERAREHALQFDRMTVFDRLFARVSTIDRVFA; from the coding sequence ATGTCCCGCCGACTCGTCATCGTCGTCCGCGCAGATCCGGTGATCTGCGGTCACTCCGGCGAAGCCCGGAATCTCGCGGAGGCCGCGCTGCAGCGCGGCTTCGACGAGGTGCGCATCGTCACATGGCCCATCGAACGGCTCGAGGCCGCCGGCCTGCCGCTCAAGCCGCTCGACACGGTGCTGCCGTACAGCGAGGGAATCACGGTGGAGCGTCCCGAGCCGGTGGGCGACTACAAGGTCGTCGACGGGCGCTACATCCAGGGGCTCGTCGGGCGGCTCGTCGAGCTGTTCACCGACGGCGTGCCGACCGTCGCGATGTCGCTCTACCTCAGCCCCCACACCACGGCCGTGACCGACGCGGTCGAGGTCGCCCGCAAGACGGGCCTGCCCGTCAACGTCGTCACGATCGCGGAGGCGGTCGGCTCGGACGTGACGAACGTCGTGCGTCAGTGCGTCACGGACGGACGCTTCGGCGCCGCGGCCCATGTGCTGGAGTCGTACCTCGCGAGCGACGTGTGCGTGGCGGTGTCGCAGTACACCAAGGACCTGATCGTCGAGGAGGCCGCGCTCCTCGACGCGACGCACGGCACGCGCTACGCCGCGCGCTGCGAGGAGCGGATCGCGATCTCGTATCCCGCGATCGACGCCTCGCTGTTCCTCGACCTCGACCCGGCCGACATCGACCGGCACCTGCAGGCGCGCGGCCTCGAGCGCGACGGGTACGTGTTCTACCTGTCGCGTCTCGCGCGCGCGAAGGGCGTCGAGGACCTCATCGCGGGCTTCGCGGCGTCCGGCGCGGCGGCGGACCGGCAGCTCGTCATCGCCGGCCGCGGCCCCGAGGAGCAGGAGCTGCGCGCGATCGCCGCCGCCTCGCCCGCGGCCGAGCGCATCCGGTTCCTCACCGACGTCGACGACGCCGAGAAGCCCTTCCTGTTCGCGGGCGCGGCCGCCTATGTGCTGCCGACCAAGCCGCGGCCCGAGTTCATCGAGACGTTCGGCATCGCGCTGGCCGAGAAGGCGCTGTCGGGCGGGGGACCGGCGATCACGACGCTCACGGGCGGCGTGGGGGAAGCCGTCGGCGACACCGCGCTGATCATCGACGTCGACGCGCCCGACCAGATCGCCGCGAGCATCGACCGCGCGCTCGCGATGGACCGCGCCGAGCGCGCCGAGTGGGAGGAGCGGGCACGCGAGCACGCGCTGCAGTTCGACCGCATGACGGTGTTCGACCGCCTGTTCGCCCGCGTGTCGACGATCGACCGCGTCTTCGCGTGA
- a CDS encoding aldo/keto reductase, with product MTVPSITLNSGFEIPQLGFGVFLVPPAEAEKAVSEALEAGYRHIDTAAIYKNEEGVGAAIAKSGIPRDELFITTKLWNDRQAGDEPKAAIAESLDKLGLDYVDLYLTHWPAPANGNYVNAWQKLIEIRDAGQAKSIGVSNHLVEHLERLVAETGVVPAVDQIELHPAYQQREITQWAADNGMFIESWGPLGQGKYDLFGEQAVADAATAHGKTPAQVVIRWHLEKGFIVFPKSVRAERMAENFDVFDFELSDAEVAAIDALDPLDGSGRVGAHPTELN from the coding sequence ATGACCGTACCCTCCATCACGCTCAATTCCGGTTTCGAGATCCCGCAGCTCGGCTTCGGCGTCTTCCTGGTGCCGCCGGCCGAGGCCGAGAAGGCCGTCAGCGAGGCGCTCGAGGCGGGCTACCGCCACATCGACACCGCCGCCATCTACAAGAACGAGGAGGGCGTGGGCGCCGCGATCGCGAAGAGCGGCATCCCGCGCGACGAGCTGTTCATCACGACCAAGCTCTGGAACGACCGCCAGGCGGGCGACGAGCCGAAGGCCGCGATCGCCGAGAGCCTCGACAAGCTGGGTCTGGACTACGTCGACCTGTACCTGACCCACTGGCCGGCGCCGGCGAACGGCAACTACGTCAACGCGTGGCAGAAGCTCATCGAGATCCGCGACGCGGGCCAGGCCAAGAGCATCGGCGTCTCGAACCACCTCGTCGAGCACCTCGAGCGCCTGGTCGCCGAGACCGGCGTGGTTCCCGCGGTCGACCAGATCGAGCTGCACCCCGCCTACCAGCAGCGCGAGATCACGCAGTGGGCGGCCGACAACGGCATGTTCATCGAGTCGTGGGGCCCGCTCGGCCAGGGCAAGTACGACCTGTTCGGCGAGCAGGCCGTGGCCGACGCCGCGACCGCGCACGGCAAGACGCCCGCGCAGGTCGTGATCCGCTGGCACCTCGAGAAGGGCTTCATCGTGTTCCCGAAGTCCGTGCGCGCCGAGCGCATGGCCGAGAACTTCGACGTGTTCGACTTCGAGCTCTCCGACGCCGAGGTCGCCGCGATCGACGCGCTCGACCCGCTCGACGGCTCGGGCCGTGTGGGAGCGCACCCCACCGAGCTCAACTGA
- a CDS encoding dolichyl-phosphate-mannose--protein mannosyltransferase, with translation MRIARLTGAGTAAWLVPVALTVLAGLLRFVGLWHPHQLVFDETYYVKDAWTLLHLGYEGTWPEDANEPFVAGDTDVYGTDPAYVVHPPLGKWLIAIGMLLFGADSGFGWRFSAALFGTLLVPLVYAIARKLSGSIAVGAVAGGLLAIDGLAIALSRVSLLDGFLTFFVTLAFWFLLKDRDRTGPAILRAGGEATGPVLWSRPWVIAAGASLGAATAVKWSGLYALAGVGVLLVVLDAIARRRAGIAAPFSAAILRQAPVAFLQLVPVAALVYLVSWTGWLVTPGGYDRASDPNPLIALWNYHSSMYGFHVGLTSAHPYASPAWQWPLLLRPTAMWLARPDAGTEWCGWSDDCIAVIGSHPNPVTWYGAWAAVILLVVLLARGRGGPLRLGFALTLSGLVITYVPWLLYPTRTIFQFYTVTMLPFLVIAVALALAWLTRPRDPVILPGATHGEIQYAERYAATQTRAWRLFATVFLAVAVLAGIFFLPLSTGFLTPYGFWWMHMWLPGWV, from the coding sequence GTGAGGATCGCGCGGCTGACGGGGGCGGGCACGGCCGCGTGGCTCGTCCCGGTCGCGCTCACGGTGCTCGCGGGCCTGCTGCGGTTCGTCGGGCTGTGGCATCCGCACCAGCTGGTGTTCGACGAGACGTACTACGTCAAGGACGCGTGGACGCTGCTGCACCTCGGCTACGAGGGCACGTGGCCCGAGGACGCCAACGAGCCGTTCGTGGCGGGCGACACCGACGTGTACGGCACGGATCCCGCGTACGTCGTGCATCCGCCCCTCGGGAAGTGGCTGATCGCGATCGGCATGCTGCTGTTCGGAGCCGACAGCGGGTTCGGCTGGCGCTTCTCGGCCGCGCTGTTCGGCACGCTGCTCGTGCCGCTCGTCTACGCCATCGCGAGGAAGCTGTCCGGCTCGATCGCGGTGGGCGCGGTCGCGGGCGGCCTGCTCGCGATCGACGGGCTCGCGATCGCGCTCAGCCGCGTGAGCCTGCTGGACGGCTTCCTGACGTTCTTCGTCACGCTCGCTTTCTGGTTCCTGCTCAAGGATCGCGATCGCACGGGCCCGGCGATCCTGCGGGCGGGCGGCGAGGCGACGGGACCGGTGCTGTGGAGCCGTCCCTGGGTGATCGCGGCGGGAGCGTCGCTCGGCGCCGCGACCGCCGTGAAGTGGTCGGGGCTGTACGCGCTGGCGGGCGTGGGCGTGCTGCTGGTCGTGCTGGACGCGATCGCGCGCCGGCGCGCCGGCATCGCCGCGCCCTTCTCCGCGGCGATCCTGCGGCAGGCGCCGGTCGCGTTCCTGCAGCTCGTGCCGGTCGCGGCGCTCGTCTACCTCGTCTCGTGGACCGGATGGCTCGTGACGCCGGGCGGCTACGATCGCGCCTCCGACCCGAACCCGCTGATCGCGCTGTGGAACTACCACTCCTCCATGTACGGCTTCCACGTCGGTCTCACGAGCGCGCACCCCTACGCGAGCCCCGCATGGCAGTGGCCGCTGCTGCTGCGCCCCACCGCGATGTGGCTCGCGCGGCCCGACGCGGGCACCGAGTGGTGCGGCTGGAGCGACGACTGCATCGCCGTGATCGGCAGCCATCCGAACCCCGTCACGTGGTACGGCGCGTGGGCAGCCGTCATCCTGCTCGTCGTGCTGCTCGCCCGCGGCCGCGGCGGACCCCTGCGGCTGGGCTTCGCACTCACCCTGAGCGGACTCGTGATCACCTACGTGCCCTGGCTGCTGTATCCCACCCGTACGATCTTCCAGTTCTACACGGTCACGATGCTGCCGTTCCTGGTCATCGCCGTGGCGCTCGCGCTCGCGTGGCTGACGCGCCCTCGCGACCCGGTGATCCTGCCCGGCGCGACCCACGGTGAGATCCAGTACGCCGAGCGGTACGCCGCGACTCAGACGCGCGCGTGGCGCCTGTTCGCGACGGTGTTCCTGGCGGTCGCCGTGCTCGCGGGGATCTTCTTCCTGCCGCTGTCCACGGGCTTTCTCACCCCGTACGGGTTCTGGTGGATGCACATGTGGCTGCCCGGCTGGGTGTGA
- a CDS encoding DUF3500 domain-containing protein yields the protein MPRTSSSGAGVAWRTSSPVIVTELDNHAGVWLANKLPARFHVHTTLRLPNGNDYGKAYLAQWREREE from the coding sequence ATGCCGAGGACGTCCTCGAGCGGCGCGGGGGTCGCCTGGCGTACCTCCTCGCCGGTGATCGTGACCGAGCTCGACAATCACGCGGGCGTGTGGCTTGCGAACAAGCTGCCGGCGCGATTCCATGTGCACACGACCCTGCGGCTGCCGAACGGCAACGACTACGGCAAGGCGTATCTCGCGCAGTGGCGCGAGCGGGAGGAATGA
- a CDS encoding RidA family protein encodes MARRESVDLPGFHHANPIPAASRKGPFVFSGAFTGRDADGTLPASLDEQVVNVFRHVRTLMAEVGGTVEDVMRMTVYLVDFRDREALNREWLAMFPDAASRPARHVVRAELDGGLLVQADLIAVLD; translated from the coding sequence ATGGCGCGTCGCGAATCGGTCGACCTCCCGGGCTTCCACCACGCCAACCCCATCCCCGCCGCGAGCCGCAAGGGGCCGTTCGTGTTCTCGGGCGCCTTCACGGGGCGCGACGCGGACGGGACGCTGCCCGCGTCGCTCGACGAGCAGGTCGTGAACGTCTTCCGGCACGTCCGCACGCTCATGGCGGAGGTCGGCGGCACGGTCGAGGACGTGATGCGGATGACCGTCTACCTCGTCGACTTCCGCGACCGGGAGGCGCTGAACCGGGAGTGGCTCGCGATGTTCCCGGATGCCGCCTCCCGGCCCGCGCGGCACGTCGTCCGTGCGGAGCTGGACGGCGGTCTCCTCGTGCAGGCGGACCTGATCGCCGTCCTCGACTAG